The following are encoded in a window of Gramella sp. MT6 genomic DNA:
- a CDS encoding DeoR/GlpR family DNA-binding transcription regulator — translation MERHQSILDILKEKKHVKVLELCEVLDVSAVTIRKDLKLLEEKGLLYRTHGGASLENPYINERPIQEKEKISIQEKSKIAEAAAKLIQVNDSIMIASGTTVQQLARAIEPKGKLNVITSSLFVALELLKHPDIEVIQLGGKVRHSSSSVIGHNALQILNSISCNQLFLGVDGIDLEYGCTTTSLEEAVLNRKMIDATQKTIILADSSKFGKRSFGRICRLDDINHIITDDRLDKTIHNKLTEMGIEVTLVKQ, via the coding sequence ATGGAAAGACACCAATCCATCCTGGACATATTAAAAGAGAAAAAACATGTAAAAGTGCTGGAACTTTGTGAAGTTCTGGACGTAAGCGCCGTAACTATAAGAAAGGACCTGAAACTTCTTGAAGAAAAGGGATTGTTATATAGAACACATGGTGGGGCTTCTTTGGAGAATCCTTATATAAATGAGCGGCCTATCCAAGAAAAAGAAAAGATTTCGATCCAGGAAAAGTCAAAAATAGCCGAAGCTGCTGCAAAATTAATTCAAGTAAATGATTCTATAATGATTGCTTCGGGTACTACCGTGCAACAACTGGCCAGGGCAATCGAACCTAAAGGTAAATTGAATGTAATCACCTCCTCTCTTTTTGTAGCTTTAGAATTATTGAAACATCCTGATATTGAAGTGATCCAATTGGGAGGAAAAGTTAGACATAGTTCAAGTTCGGTAATTGGTCATAATGCGCTTCAGATCTTGAATAGTATTTCCTGTAATCAACTTTTTCTGGGAGTAGACGGCATAGATCTGGAGTATGGTTGTACCACAACCAGTTTAGAAGAAGCTGTGCTCAATAGAAAAATGATAGATGCAACACAAAAAACCATTATCCTGGCCGATTCTTCCAAATTTGGAAAGAGAAGTTTTGGTAGAATTTGTAGACTGGACGACATTAATCATATAATTACCGATGACCGTTTGGATAAAACTATCCATAATAAATTAACTGAAATGGGTATTGAAGTCACCCTGGTGAAACAATAA
- a CDS encoding glutamine synthetase beta-grasp domain-containing protein translates to MKTFKCEYIWLDGYKPEANLRSKTKIISGEEEPSLKNLPLWSYDGSSTQQAAGSSSDCILKPVKVWKDAGRDNGYLVMCEVFNADLTPHKTNNRAKYEDALDFWFGFEQEYVITKNGLPLGFPTEGYPAPQGKYYCGIGTKNVVARDFVEEHLDLCLACGLNITGINAEVMVGQWEFQLLGKSAKAASDDLWLARYLLFRVAEKHGLEIELHPKPVKGDWNGSGMHANFSNEQMRSVGGEEYFKNILKNLDITHEDHIANYGSMNHERLTGLHETQSIDQFSFGVSDRGASIRIPITTVENDWKGYLEDRRPASNACPYLITSKIVETVTEKELAY, encoded by the coding sequence ATGAAAACGTTTAAATGTGAGTACATCTGGCTCGATGGTTATAAACCGGAAGCCAACTTAAGAAGTAAGACAAAGATTATTTCAGGAGAGGAAGAACCTTCCCTAAAAAACCTGCCTCTATGGTCTTATGATGGGAGTTCAACCCAGCAGGCTGCAGGTAGTTCTTCAGATTGTATTTTGAAACCGGTAAAAGTCTGGAAAGATGCAGGCCGAGATAACGGGTATCTTGTAATGTGTGAAGTTTTCAATGCAGACCTTACACCTCATAAGACAAATAACAGGGCCAAATATGAAGATGCTTTAGACTTCTGGTTCGGTTTTGAACAGGAATACGTTATTACTAAAAACGGGCTTCCCTTAGGTTTCCCAACTGAAGGATATCCGGCACCTCAGGGCAAATATTATTGTGGTATTGGCACCAAGAACGTGGTTGCCCGTGATTTTGTAGAAGAACACCTTGACCTTTGCCTGGCTTGTGGTCTAAATATTACCGGGATAAATGCCGAAGTAATGGTGGGTCAATGGGAATTTCAACTATTAGGAAAAAGTGCAAAAGCAGCTTCAGATGATCTATGGTTGGCGAGATATTTACTTTTTAGAGTTGCTGAAAAGCATGGTCTGGAAATCGAATTACACCCTAAACCGGTAAAAGGCGATTGGAATGGTTCTGGAATGCACGCCAACTTCTCTAATGAACAAATGAGATCTGTCGGCGGGGAAGAATATTTCAAGAATATCCTTAAGAATTTAGATATCACACATGAGGATCATATTGCAAACTACGGTTCTATGAACCATGAAAGGTTAACAGGGCTACATGAAACTCAATCTATAGATCAATTTTCATTTGGAGTAAGTGATCGTGGAGCTTCAATTAGAATTCCTATTACAACAGTAGAAAATGACTGGAAAGGTTATTTGGAAGACAGGCGTCCAGCTTCTAATGCATGCCCTTACCTAATCACATCTAAAATCGTTGAAACGGTAACTGAAAAAGAATTGGCTTATTAA
- a CDS encoding MIP/aquaporin family protein — protein sequence MTPFVAEILGTGILILLGGGNVANDILKKTKGNGGGWLSITTAWGLAVFAGVVIAGPYSGAHINPAVSIGLAVAGLFPWSEVPIYIAAQMIGAMLGSSLVYVMYKDHFDVTENGNLKRAVFCTEPAIPNNFRNILSEILGTFVLLFCVFYFSEAQINDGSGTTVGLGSLGAIPVAFVVWGIGLSLGGTTGYAINPARDLGPRIMHAILPIKGKIDSGWNYSWIPIVGPLIGSIIAAGLFLVL from the coding sequence ATGACTCCATTCGTCGCTGAAATTTTAGGCACAGGTATACTCATTCTTCTTGGTGGGGGTAATGTGGCTAATGACATTCTGAAGAAAACAAAAGGGAATGGAGGTGGATGGTTAAGTATTACTACTGCTTGGGGACTTGCTGTATTTGCGGGTGTGGTCATAGCAGGACCGTATAGCGGAGCGCATATTAATCCCGCGGTATCAATTGGACTTGCCGTAGCTGGCTTATTCCCGTGGTCTGAAGTACCTATTTATATTGCAGCACAAATGATTGGAGCAATGTTAGGATCTTCCCTTGTTTACGTCATGTATAAAGATCATTTTGATGTGACGGAAAATGGAAATCTTAAAAGGGCTGTTTTTTGTACTGAACCTGCTATTCCCAATAACTTCCGGAATATTCTTAGTGAGATATTAGGAACCTTTGTCCTGCTTTTCTGTGTGTTTTATTTTTCAGAAGCACAGATCAATGACGGTTCGGGCACCACGGTTGGGCTTGGTTCACTTGGGGCAATTCCTGTGGCTTTCGTAGTCTGGGGAATTGGTCTTTCCCTTGGTGGCACTACAGGATATGCCATTAATCCCGCTAGGGATCTTGGTCCAAGGATCATGCATGCTATTCTACCAATAAAAGGTAAAATAGACAGTGGCTGGAACTATTCCTGGATACCAATTGTGGGCCCTTTAATAGGTTCTATTATCGCTGCTGGATTGTTTCTAGTATTATGA
- a CDS encoding TolC family protein: MKRILIILVFLVTSQIGYSQTPDSLALGYTEYLAMVKKFHPLVKQANLLLDEGEMKLLKARGSFDPKIEADYDTKNYKSTEYYSNFSSAFKIPTWYGLEFNAKFEDNAGEYLNPQNTVPDDGLYSAGVSLNVADGLFMSERMASLKQAKIYRDQSRLKQQLQVTEILYKASLAYFEWYANYREYQLFQNFLQNAEMRLDGVKSQFRVGDKPAIDTVEAGLSIQNRRIDLNQSELKLNNSKLNLSNFIWAEGNIPLELTSKVVPQDEIQQEVSETLKIDEILLGVDISEHPKVRSISYDVDMLEIEKKLRANKLLPKLDLQYNFLTETADEINTLNNRNYKFGMKFSLPLFLRKERGDLQLAKIELNNAELNLASERLIIENDLKALQNEIFALRDQNVMMSELVQDYAIMMNAEERKFELGESSLFLINSRENQLISVKLKEIEMARKLLKSKAELFKNTAPGIEIQ; the protein is encoded by the coding sequence ATGAAAAGGATTCTAATCATACTTGTATTTCTGGTTACCTCTCAAATCGGTTATTCTCAAACTCCAGATAGCCTGGCCTTGGGTTATACCGAATATCTTGCCATGGTAAAGAAATTCCATCCCCTGGTAAAGCAGGCGAACCTTTTATTGGATGAGGGAGAGATGAAACTATTGAAGGCCAGGGGTAGTTTTGATCCTAAAATAGAAGCAGATTATGATACTAAAAATTATAAGTCTACAGAGTATTATAGCAATTTTAGCTCAGCCTTTAAGATCCCAACCTGGTACGGACTCGAATTTAATGCGAAGTTCGAGGATAATGCCGGCGAATATTTAAATCCCCAGAATACTGTTCCCGATGACGGACTTTATTCTGCAGGGGTTTCTTTAAATGTAGCTGATGGGTTGTTTATGAGTGAAAGAATGGCTTCCCTGAAACAGGCTAAAATATACCGTGATCAGTCAAGGTTGAAGCAGCAGTTACAAGTGACGGAAATTTTATATAAAGCTTCACTTGCATATTTTGAATGGTATGCTAATTACAGGGAATATCAGCTTTTTCAAAACTTTTTGCAGAATGCCGAAATGAGGCTAGACGGGGTGAAGAGTCAATTCAGAGTAGGAGATAAGCCAGCTATAGATACTGTTGAAGCGGGTTTAAGTATACAAAACCGGCGAATTGATCTTAATCAGAGTGAATTGAAACTTAATAACTCAAAACTTAACCTTTCGAATTTTATCTGGGCTGAAGGTAACATCCCACTCGAATTAACTTCTAAGGTCGTACCGCAAGATGAAATTCAACAGGAAGTATCTGAAACTCTGAAGATAGATGAGATCCTTTTAGGGGTTGATATAAGTGAACATCCCAAGGTAAGGTCAATTTCTTATGATGTGGATATGCTGGAGATCGAGAAAAAACTGAGAGCTAATAAATTACTTCCAAAATTAGATCTTCAGTATAATTTTCTAACCGAAACTGCTGATGAAATCAATACGCTGAATAACAGGAATTACAAATTCGGGATGAAATTCAGCTTACCTTTATTCTTAAGAAAAGAAAGAGGTGATTTACAGCTGGCAAAAATTGAACTCAATAATGCCGAACTGAACCTTGCAAGTGAACGCTTAATAATTGAAAATGATCTTAAGGCGCTACAGAATGAAATATTTGCTTTAAGAGATCAGAATGTGATGATGAGCGAATTAGTGCAGGATTATGCCATAATGATGAATGCTGAGGAACGTAAGTTTGAACTCGGCGAAAGTTCCCTTTTCCTTATAAATAGCAGGGAGAATCAACTTATTTCGGTAAAATTAAAAGAAATTGAAATGGCCCGGAAATTACTGAAAAGCAAAGCTGAATTATTTAAGAATACTGCTCCGGGAATTGAAATTCAATAA
- the glpK gene encoding glycerol kinase GlpK produces MEQYILALDQGTTSSRAIVFDKKGSIVSIAQKEFRQHFPKPGWVEHDPDEIWSTQAGVAAEATTKKGLNGENIAAIGITNQRETVVVWDRKTGKAVYNAIVWQDKRTADYCEQLKKNGDGEMIQQKTGLVIDAYFSGTKVQWILDNVEGVRERAEAGELAMGTIDSWIIWNFTKGELHITDVTNASRTLLFNINTMNWDDELLKFFNIPKSMLPEVKDSSEIYGITKTTVFASKIPIAGIAGDQMAALFGQMCTKKGMVKSTYGTGCFMLMNIGKKPIFSKNNLLTTVAWRINGKTHYALEGSIFIGGAVVQWLRDGLGIIRRSSDVEWLAASVDSTDGVYFIPSFVGLGAPYWNQKAQGTIFGISRGTTDAHIARASVEAIAYQTMDILKAMQADSEIQIKEVRVDGGAAVNDTLMQFQADVLDSITIRPKITETTALGAAYLAGLAVGYWESEEQIREMWQEEIRFNPVEDRENIKVKINGWYNAVKALEHWTTL; encoded by the coding sequence ATGGAACAGTATATTTTAGCTTTAGATCAGGGAACTACAAGTTCACGCGCAATAGTTTTTGATAAAAAAGGAAGTATAGTTTCCATAGCTCAGAAGGAATTCAGGCAACATTTTCCAAAACCAGGATGGGTAGAACATGATCCCGACGAAATTTGGTCTACTCAGGCTGGAGTTGCTGCTGAAGCAACTACGAAAAAAGGACTTAATGGTGAAAATATAGCTGCAATAGGAATTACGAATCAGAGAGAAACAGTGGTTGTCTGGGACCGAAAAACTGGTAAGGCCGTATATAATGCGATCGTGTGGCAGGATAAACGTACGGCAGATTATTGTGAGCAGCTCAAGAAGAATGGAGATGGTGAAATGATTCAGCAAAAGACCGGCCTGGTGATCGATGCTTATTTTTCCGGCACAAAAGTACAATGGATCCTGGATAATGTTGAAGGAGTTAGGGAAAGGGCTGAAGCAGGAGAACTTGCTATGGGAACGATCGATAGCTGGATCATTTGGAATTTCACTAAAGGGGAACTTCATATTACTGATGTTACCAATGCTTCCCGTACTTTATTATTCAATATAAATACCATGAATTGGGATGACGAACTTCTAAAGTTCTTCAATATTCCTAAAAGTATGTTGCCAGAAGTAAAGGATTCAAGCGAAATCTATGGGATAACCAAAACAACTGTTTTTGCATCTAAGATCCCAATTGCCGGTATCGCCGGAGATCAAATGGCAGCATTGTTTGGCCAGATGTGTACCAAAAAAGGAATGGTTAAAAGTACTTATGGTACCGGTTGTTTTATGTTGATGAATATCGGAAAGAAACCTATTTTTTCTAAAAATAATCTATTAACTACTGTAGCCTGGAGAATTAACGGGAAAACGCATTATGCTCTTGAAGGAAGTATTTTTATTGGCGGAGCTGTTGTTCAATGGTTGCGTGATGGACTCGGAATTATAAGAAGGTCTTCAGATGTAGAATGGTTGGCTGCTTCTGTAGATAGTACAGATGGAGTATATTTTATTCCATCATTTGTTGGCCTGGGAGCGCCATATTGGAACCAGAAGGCCCAAGGAACGATCTTTGGGATTAGCCGTGGAACTACAGATGCACATATAGCCAGGGCCTCTGTAGAAGCTATCGCTTATCAAACCATGGATATACTTAAAGCGATGCAGGCAGATTCAGAGATTCAGATCAAAGAGGTTAGGGTAGATGGTGGTGCAGCAGTAAATGATACATTGATGCAATTTCAGGCAGATGTGCTGGATTCTATCACCATAAGGCCTAAGATCACTGAAACTACAGCTCTTGGAGCTGCTTACCTGGCAGGACTCGCCGTTGGTTACTGGGAAAGTGAGGAACAGATTCGGGAAATGTGGCAGGAAGAGATCCGTTTCAATCCGGTGGAGGACAGGGAGAATATTAAGGTGAAAATAAATGGTTGGTACAATGCTGTAAAAGCACTGGAGCACTGGACAACCCTCTAG
- the glsA gene encoding glutaminase A: MITTTQIDSNAADSLFRMLDPEGKNSIDPHKFLSQLSGAGILQDDPRLRELLDLPHFRQQINKGNQIAKTEFNEILQQNALIKKSLSKNLVIPDFEAFCQQIQDIFLDTQRNKGGKVADYIPQLARVDPEQFAISICTVDGQRYSIGDSNTNFCLQSSCKPINYCMALEELGEEKVHTHVGREPSGQSFNELALNLKGLPHNPMINAGAMMSCSLIDNKNNSADRFDKVNKTWEALCGGKKMSFNNSVYLSERQTADRNFALAYFMREKNAFPENTNLTETLEFYFQCCSIESSSYDLSVAAATLANAGTNPLTGKAIFKSSTVQNCLSLMLSCGMYDFSGEFAFKIGLPAKSGVSGALMLVIPNLMGISIWSPRLDEVGNSVRGVEFCERLVERFSFHQYDSLTGNSSKVNPRKKENELMASKVMELIRSSSHGDLDEILRLEAEGVNPNISDYDGRTPLHLAACEDQIEVVRHFIQKEVQLSPKDRWGNTPLDDAKKFKNKDIVSLLEEAIKSQNKDHNTSKVLVTKK, translated from the coding sequence ATGATTACCACTACACAAATTGATAGTAATGCTGCTGATTCACTTTTTAGAATGCTGGATCCTGAAGGCAAAAACAGCATAGATCCACATAAATTTTTGAGTCAGTTATCTGGAGCTGGTATTCTCCAGGATGATCCGAGATTGAGGGAACTTTTAGACCTGCCACATTTTAGACAGCAGATCAATAAAGGAAATCAAATAGCCAAAACCGAATTCAACGAAATTCTTCAGCAGAATGCATTGATTAAGAAATCACTTTCGAAAAACCTGGTTATCCCAGATTTTGAAGCTTTCTGTCAACAAATTCAGGATATTTTTCTGGATACTCAAAGAAATAAAGGAGGGAAAGTAGCCGATTATATCCCTCAATTAGCGAGGGTAGATCCTGAGCAGTTTGCTATTTCAATTTGTACGGTAGACGGTCAACGATATTCCATTGGAGATTCAAACACCAATTTCTGCCTGCAATCCTCTTGTAAGCCTATAAATTACTGTATGGCTCTGGAGGAGTTGGGAGAGGAAAAAGTACATACGCATGTAGGCCGTGAGCCCAGCGGGCAATCTTTTAATGAATTGGCCCTGAATCTTAAAGGTCTGCCCCATAATCCTATGATAAACGCAGGGGCAATGATGAGCTGTTCGCTTATTGATAATAAAAACAATAGTGCCGATCGTTTTGATAAAGTAAACAAAACCTGGGAGGCGCTCTGCGGCGGAAAAAAGATGAGTTTCAATAACTCGGTTTATTTATCTGAACGTCAAACCGCAGATAGAAATTTCGCCTTAGCGTACTTCATGCGGGAAAAAAATGCCTTTCCAGAAAACACAAATCTTACGGAAACGCTGGAATTTTATTTTCAATGTTGTTCAATTGAATCCAGTTCATATGATCTTTCGGTTGCCGCAGCTACTCTCGCAAACGCAGGCACAAATCCATTAACCGGAAAAGCAATTTTCAAGTCTTCTACAGTTCAGAATTGCCTTTCCCTAATGTTAAGCTGCGGGATGTACGATTTTTCCGGTGAATTTGCTTTTAAAATAGGATTACCTGCCAAAAGTGGAGTTTCTGGAGCACTTATGCTGGTAATTCCAAATCTTATGGGAATAAGCATCTGGTCGCCAAGATTAGATGAAGTAGGTAATAGTGTTCGAGGTGTGGAATTCTGCGAACGCCTTGTGGAACGTTTCAGTTTTCATCAATACGATTCGCTTACGGGAAATTCATCGAAGGTGAATCCTCGAAAAAAGGAAAATGAATTGATGGCTTCAAAAGTTATGGAGTTAATAAGATCTTCCAGTCATGGAGACCTGGATGAAATATTAAGATTAGAGGCTGAAGGAGTGAATCCAAATATCTCCGATTATGATGGGCGCACGCCGCTTCACCTGGCAGCCTGTGAAGATCAAATTGAGGTGGTCAGGCATTTTATTCAGAAAGAAGTCCAGTTATCGCCAAAAGATCGCTGGGGGAATACTCCTTTAGACGATGCTAAGAAATTTAAAAATAAAGACATCGTAAGCCTGCTTGAGGAAGCGATCAAATCTCAAAATAAAGATCACAACACGTCTAAAGTTTTAGTTACTAAAAAATAA
- a CDS encoding acyl-CoA desaturase → MLFLFFGPLIAINTGLIANPWLLFLLYIISGFGMSGVGMGIMHDAIHGSYSKDKKLNNALGLTFNLIGANASVWKIQHNVLHHTYPNVNGADDDINPPFFLRFSPNTKWHWTHRFQFVYVWFFYSISTILWVTVKDFVRITRYKNMGFIDNKSEFKKELVSIAGWKLLYYTYALILPLIMVPLSWWIILLAFISMHLVTGFLVSTVFQIAHIIPDADFPLPDDKNKIQGDWYRHQLITTSNFSPGSKIFSWLIGGLNYQVEHHLFPNICHVHYRKISKIVENTAKEHGIPYHVKKTFVGAIWDHIKMLRMLGKKNVVWNAG, encoded by the coding sequence ATGCTCTTTCTTTTCTTTGGACCTCTTATCGCTATTAACACTGGCTTGATCGCTAATCCCTGGCTTTTATTTCTGCTTTATATTATAAGTGGTTTTGGAATGTCTGGCGTAGGGATGGGAATTATGCACGATGCCATTCATGGGTCTTATTCAAAGGATAAAAAGCTGAATAATGCTCTGGGTCTTACCTTCAATTTAATTGGCGCTAATGCCTCTGTATGGAAAATACAGCATAACGTCTTACATCATACGTATCCGAATGTTAATGGTGCCGATGATGATATAAATCCTCCTTTTTTCCTTCGATTTTCACCAAATACTAAATGGCATTGGACGCATAGGTTTCAATTTGTTTATGTTTGGTTCTTTTATAGTATATCTACTATTCTCTGGGTTACAGTGAAGGATTTTGTAAGGATAACACGCTATAAGAATATGGGGTTTATTGATAATAAAAGCGAATTCAAGAAAGAATTAGTTTCAATAGCCGGCTGGAAGCTTCTGTATTATACTTACGCTTTGATCTTACCTCTAATTATGGTGCCATTATCCTGGTGGATCATATTACTGGCATTTATAAGTATGCATCTAGTTACGGGTTTCCTGGTTAGTACCGTTTTTCAGATCGCGCATATTATACCTGATGCAGATTTTCCTCTACCAGATGATAAAAATAAAATTCAGGGAGATTGGTACAGGCACCAGTTAATTACAACCAGCAATTTCTCTCCCGGAAGCAAGATCTTTTCGTGGTTAATAGGTGGATTAAATTACCAGGTGGAACATCATTTATTTCCCAACATATGCCATGTTCATTATAGAAAGATATCCAAGATCGTAGAAAACACTGCAAAGGAGCACGGTATTCCATATCATGTAAAAAAGACTTTTGTAGGAGCAATATGGGATCACATTAAGATGCTCAGGATGTTGGGTAAAAAGAATGTGGTCTGGAACGCTGGATAG
- a CDS encoding ammonium transporter produces the protein MMNSGDTAWVLIATALVMLMTPAGLALFYGGLSNKKNVMNTVGMSYVAFCLATIVWVVAGYSIAFGPEGHPIFGSIKNLFLKNIPIDQLVGSIPEMLFVAFQGVFAAIAVALVCGSVVGRLKFKSWIIFSILWVLFVYAPLVRMIWGEGLLNGLGDLDFAGGTVIHINAGVAGLLLSILLGKRKEKNLFEASPSSSKLTILGSALLWFGWFGFNAGSQLAADGIAANALLVTNVAACAGGLAWMALEWYLKKKPSILGLASGAISGLVGITPAAGYVGIDGALIIGLVSGLVGYYGVVHLKKALNYDDTLDVFGIHGLVGIWGALATGLFADPSINGAAGLFYGNPYQMIPQITVILVTIIYSLTGTFILYKITGFLTRGTRVDEATELNGIDKAYHKERSFS, from the coding sequence ATGATGAATTCAGGAGATACCGCTTGGGTGCTAATTGCAACAGCACTGGTAATGCTAATGACGCCGGCAGGCCTGGCACTTTTTTATGGAGGATTGTCCAATAAAAAAAATGTAATGAATACGGTTGGGATGAGCTATGTCGCGTTTTGCCTGGCCACTATTGTATGGGTAGTTGCTGGTTACAGCATTGCTTTTGGACCAGAAGGGCATCCCATTTTTGGATCGATAAAAAATCTGTTTTTGAAAAATATTCCTATAGATCAGTTAGTTGGGTCTATTCCAGAAATGTTGTTCGTCGCCTTTCAGGGTGTTTTTGCCGCTATTGCTGTTGCCCTAGTTTGCGGGTCGGTAGTTGGACGTTTGAAATTTAAAAGCTGGATCATATTTTCTATTCTTTGGGTGTTATTCGTTTATGCGCCTCTGGTTAGGATGATTTGGGGAGAAGGATTGTTAAATGGATTGGGAGATCTTGATTTTGCAGGCGGCACTGTGATTCATATAAATGCCGGAGTTGCAGGTTTACTATTATCAATTTTACTGGGAAAAAGGAAAGAGAAAAATTTATTCGAGGCTTCCCCTTCTTCTTCAAAATTGACCATTTTAGGCTCTGCGCTTTTATGGTTTGGCTGGTTCGGTTTTAATGCTGGCAGTCAGCTTGCGGCAGACGGCATTGCTGCGAATGCCTTGCTAGTTACCAATGTTGCTGCGTGCGCTGGAGGACTCGCGTGGATGGCTTTAGAATGGTATTTAAAGAAAAAACCTTCAATTTTAGGATTGGCCTCTGGTGCGATCTCCGGCTTGGTGGGAATTACTCCTGCGGCAGGTTATGTGGGCATAGATGGAGCTTTGATAATTGGACTTGTCTCTGGATTGGTGGGTTACTATGGAGTGGTACACTTGAAAAAGGCTTTGAACTACGATGATACGCTGGATGTTTTTGGAATTCATGGCCTGGTGGGTATTTGGGGCGCCCTGGCTACCGGCCTTTTTGCTGATCCTTCTATAAATGGAGCAGCAGGTTTATTCTACGGCAATCCCTATCAAATGATTCCTCAAATAACAGTAATTTTAGTGACCATAATTTATTCACTTACAGGAACTTTTATTCTATATAAAATAACCGGATTCCTTACAAGAGGTACCAGAGTAGATGAGGCAACCGAACTCAATGGAATTGATAAGGCTTATCATAAAGAGCGAAGTTTTTCTTGA
- a CDS encoding alpha/beta fold hydrolase — MKPTTQYTKNSRINIAYQVFGSGAIDLVYIPGWVSNIDWMWGCPELVNFFTELGKIARVILFDKRGTGLSDRVTELSTLEERMDDLRAVMDAVGSEKAVLFGHSEGGSVSALFAATYPKRTISLITFGIFAKRIYSPNYPWAPTNEERQVVYDMIENSWGSGEMNLESLAPSKANDKVFMDWLANYLRSGASPSAALVLTKMNTEVDIIDILGSIKVPTLIMQRTNDIDVKIEEGRFIAERIEGARFVELEGDDHLFWVGNTKEVLDHMKAFILNEFTVENHEQQLFTIGAAKIISDQRLNQGQLEFFTQYVEQYRGKVIESDGQTFIATFEGPSKAVNCGLGLIETAKTLNAQLVLGVHIKESPVDEAHFISRETNLTIESILEQANPNQILVTQTVKYLLSGAGLSFNQNKTIFEANTGEPIILYSVVDESKLDLQHDTPYQFQLPKNDSFLENVLQHIDDHLGDEFFSVEILCNELAISDRQLQRKLKAITNKSPIQLISSVRLHRAKELLLEGKHNIAEIAYQTGFSNPSYFSKSFKKEFGITPSAFQQKEL; from the coding sequence ATGAAACCCACAACTCAATACACCAAAAATTCGCGTATCAATATCGCCTATCAGGTTTTTGGATCGGGTGCTATAGACCTTGTGTATATCCCAGGATGGGTTTCGAATATAGACTGGATGTGGGGATGTCCGGAACTGGTCAATTTTTTTACTGAACTAGGTAAAATAGCCCGTGTTATTTTATTCGATAAACGAGGAACCGGACTTTCAGATCGTGTTACCGAGCTTTCTACTTTAGAGGAACGAATGGATGATCTTCGCGCGGTGATGGATGCTGTGGGTTCAGAAAAAGCTGTATTATTTGGTCATTCAGAAGGAGGATCTGTTTCGGCATTATTTGCAGCAACCTATCCAAAACGTACTATTTCTCTTATCACTTTTGGAATATTTGCTAAGCGAATCTATTCGCCAAATTATCCCTGGGCGCCTACCAATGAAGAGCGTCAGGTGGTTTATGACATGATCGAAAATAGCTGGGGAAGCGGAGAAATGAACTTAGAGTCTCTTGCGCCTTCCAAAGCGAATGATAAGGTCTTTATGGACTGGCTGGCAAATTATCTTCGCTCTGGTGCCAGCCCTAGTGCAGCTCTAGTGCTAACTAAAATGAATACCGAGGTAGATATCATTGATATTCTAGGATCCATCAAAGTCCCTACCCTCATCATGCAGCGCACTAACGATATCGATGTGAAAATTGAAGAGGGAAGATTTATTGCCGAAAGAATTGAAGGAGCCAGGTTTGTAGAACTGGAAGGTGACGACCATCTTTTTTGGGTAGGTAATACGAAAGAAGTCCTGGATCATATGAAAGCCTTTATTTTAAATGAATTTACCGTTGAAAATCATGAGCAGCAACTTTTCACCATTGGGGCTGCAAAGATCATTTCAGATCAAAGGCTTAACCAAGGTCAGCTAGAATTTTTTACCCAATACGTAGAGCAGTATCGCGGAAAAGTTATTGAAAGCGATGGGCAAACATTCATAGCTACTTTTGAAGGCCCCAGTAAGGCTGTAAATTGCGGCCTTGGTCTAATTGAAACCGCAAAAACCTTAAACGCCCAACTTGTTTTAGGTGTTCATATTAAGGAATCTCCTGTAGACGAAGCCCATTTTATAAGCAGAGAAACAAATCTAACCATAGAGTCTATACTAGAGCAGGCCAATCCAAATCAGATTTTGGTTACTCAAACAGTAAAATACCTTCTTTCTGGGGCAGGTTTGAGCTTTAATCAAAATAAAACCATATTTGAAGCCAACACAGGTGAACCAATAATTCTGTATTCAGTTGTAGATGAATCCAAACTAGATCTGCAACACGATACTCCTTATCAATTCCAACTTCCTAAAAACGATTCATTTCTGGAAAATGTGCTCCAGCATATAGATGATCATCTTGGGGATGAATTTTTTAGTGTGGAGATCCTGTGTAATGAATTAGCGATTAGTGATAGACAGTTACAGCGAAAGCTTAAAGCAATTACCAACAAATCTCCCATACAGTTAATCTCTTCTGTTCGCCTTCACCGCGCCAAGGAACTTCTTCTGGAAGGAAAACATAATATTGCTGAAATTGCCTACCAAACAGGTTTCTCCAATCCTTCCTATTTTTCAAAATCCTTTAAAAAAGAATTCGGAATTACTCCATCAGCTTTTCAACAAAAGGAGTTGTAA